A genomic segment from Prochlorothrix hollandica PCC 9006 = CALU 1027 encodes:
- a CDS encoding Uma2 family endonuclease, whose protein sequence is MAIAFVENTQNLLTIRWEMLPDDFILPDDPVESNLQPLLAAALREALELAGRIPANCLIASNFGLCATVEDKTVVKAPDWVYVPTVLPLAPRTIRRSYTPHLEGDVPGIVMEFISETEGGEYSIKPYYPYGKWFFYGQILRVPIYVIFEPQGSKLDVYQLQDGQYRPLEANEEGRYWLPSVNLFLGIWQGQKAEMTASWLRWWDQTGSLLLWGSEQVDQERQRAEQERQRAERSEERLKALEERMRSLGLDEKC, encoded by the coding sequence ATGGCGATCGCGTTTGTTGAAAATACCCAAAATCTGTTAACCATTCGGTGGGAAATGTTGCCGGATGATTTTATCTTGCCAGATGATCCAGTGGAAAGTAATCTTCAGCCTTTATTAGCAGCAGCATTACGGGAAGCCTTGGAGTTGGCAGGCCGCATTCCAGCCAATTGTTTGATTGCTTCCAATTTTGGTTTGTGCGCCACGGTGGAGGATAAAACCGTGGTGAAAGCCCCTGATTGGGTTTATGTACCAACGGTGTTGCCCCTTGCTCCCCGGACAATTCGGCGCAGTTATACCCCCCATCTTGAAGGGGATGTGCCTGGAATTGTCATGGAGTTTATTTCGGAAACAGAGGGGGGTGAATATTCCATTAAACCCTATTATCCCTACGGAAAATGGTTTTTCTATGGGCAAATCCTGCGGGTTCCGATCTATGTCATTTTTGAACCCCAAGGCAGTAAATTAGATGTCTATCAGTTACAAGATGGCCAATATAGACCCCTGGAAGCCAACGAGGAAGGTCGTTATTGGCTTCCCTCTGTAAACCTCTTTTTGGGAATATGGCAGGGTCAAAAAGCGGAAATGACGGCTTCCTGGTTACGGTGGTGGGATCAGACTGGTTCTCTGTTGCTCTGGGGCAGCGAACAAGTAGACCAGGAGCGGCAGCGGGCTGAGCAGGAACGGCAGCGGGCTGAGCGATCGGAAGAGCGATTGAAGGCATTGGAGGAACGGATGCGATCGCTGGGTCTGGATGAGAAATGTTGA
- a CDS encoding Uma2 family endonuclease, whose protein sequence is MSAITAQELEAQMPDATQLYSDEPEMESSLHYTQLMMLVTCLEFAWRDRQDFFIGANLTIYFSRQQLKNRDFRGPDFFLVKNTERNDRKSWVVWEEDGRYPDLIIELLSTSTATIDRTLKRDLYAQRFHTPEYFYFSPDTLEFAGFKLEVNHYQPIVANDKGWLWSEGLGLFLGLHGQELRYFSIEGSLLPTPQEAFKLEVERGQLLYEQERQRTEEAQQDAEQERQRTEEAQRNAEQERQRAERSEERLKALEERMRSLGFGSDLRE, encoded by the coding sequence ATGTCAGCCATAACTGCGCAAGAGCTAGAAGCACAGATGCCTGATGCAACTCAGTTGTATAGTGATGAACCGGAGATGGAAAGTTCTTTACATTACACGCAGTTGATGATGTTGGTCACCTGCTTGGAGTTTGCATGGCGCGATCGTCAGGATTTTTTCATTGGTGCTAATCTAACGATTTATTTTAGTCGTCAACAATTAAAGAATCGGGATTTTCGAGGTCCCGATTTCTTTCTAGTTAAGAATACCGAACGCAACGATCGCAAGTCTTGGGTTGTCTGGGAGGAAGATGGTAGGTACCCGGATCTGATCATTGAGTTGCTCTCGACTTCCACCGCCACGATTGACCGGACTTTAAAGCGGGATCTATACGCCCAGCGGTTTCATACACCAGAATACTTTTACTTTTCGCCAGACACCCTTGAGTTTGCTGGTTTTAAGCTCGAAGTTAACCACTATCAGCCCATTGTTGCCAATGACAAAGGCTGGCTCTGGAGTGAGGGGTTAGGGCTGTTTTTAGGACTCCATGGGCAGGAGTTACGTTATTTCTCCATTGAAGGTTCTTTGTTACCAACGCCTCAAGAGGCTTTCAAGCTTGAGGTGGAGCGGGGTCAGCTCCTCTATGAACAAGAGCGGCAGCGGACTGAGGAAGCGCAGCAGGATGCAGAGCAGGAGCGGCAGCGGACTGAGGAAGCGCAACGGAATGCAGAGCAGGAACGGCAGCGGGCTGAGCGATCGGAGGAGCGATTGAAGGCATTGGAGGAACGGATGCGATCGCTGGGTTTTGGTTCGGACCTGAGGGAATGA
- a CDS encoding Uma2 family endonuclease: MSVLTAQELEALMPDATQLDSDEPEMESSLHYAQLALLVGCLELAWGDRQDFFIGANLTVYFSRQQLKHRDFRGPDFFLVKNTERKPRRSWVVWEEDGKYPDLIIELLSTSTAQVDRTVKRDLYGQRFHTPEYFYFSPDTLEFAGFRLALDEYQPIEANAQGWLWSEVLGLFLGIADLRLRYFSWEGVMLPTPQEAVRLEVDRGQLLVEQERLRVQEMQGNLEQERLRVQEMQDNLEQERLRAEEAQRSAKTERLRAEEAEAQLRMVREQLRSRGLDSNGNP, translated from the coding sequence ATGTCAGTACTGACGGCCCAAGAACTAGAGGCATTGATGCCGGATGCAACCCAGTTAGATAGCGATGAACCGGAGATGGAAAGTTCGTTACATTACGCTCAGTTAGCGCTGCTGGTGGGCTGTTTGGAGTTGGCTTGGGGCGATCGGCAGGATTTTTTTATTGGGGCTAACTTGACAGTTTATTTCAGTCGTCAGCAGTTGAAGCATCGGGATTTTCGGGGGCCAGACTTTTTTTTAGTGAAGAATACGGAACGAAAACCTCGTCGATCCTGGGTGGTTTGGGAGGAAGATGGGAAATATCCTGATTTAATTATTGAGTTGTTGTCTACGTCTACGGCTCAGGTGGATCGCACAGTCAAGCGGGATCTCTATGGCCAACGGTTCCACACCCCGGAGTATTTTTATTTTTCCCCAGATACCCTGGAGTTTGCCGGTTTTCGCCTTGCCTTAGATGAGTATCAGCCGATCGAGGCTAATGCCCAGGGCTGGCTCTGGAGTGAGGTTTTAGGGTTGTTTCTGGGCATTGCCGATCTCAGGCTGCGCTACTTTTCATGGGAAGGTGTGATGCTTCCAACTCCCCAGGAAGCGGTTAGGTTAGAGGTCGATCGGGGTCAGTTGTTAGTTGAGCAAGAGCGGTTGCGAGTCCAAGAGATGCAAGGCAATCTTGAGCAAGAGCGGTTGCGAGTCCAAGAGATGCAAGACAATCTTGAGCAAGAACGGCTACGGGCGGAGGAAGCCCAACGTAGTGCCAAAACAGAGCGGCTACGGGCGGAGGAAGCGGAGGCGCAACTGCGGATGGTGCGGGAGCAATTGCGATCGCGGGGGCTAGATTCCAATGGCAATCCATAG
- a CDS encoding DUF445 domain-containing protein, translating into MDLIAVGYLLLPPVAGGIIGYFTNDLAIKMLFRPYYPLFLGKWRVPFTPGLIPSNQDRLARKVANAILGSLLTPTELQKIARTLLDRERTEAVILWLLQLALDRLRRGNDRTTAKVLGDILGDLFSQSVPRLVQNLAQRDDFLAGQLDQVFDRLVADWSLDQGQATQLADWLLEAVFPPNVLRQSLVDFLTDRNLQLIDEGFRGHTSGTYWLLANVIGVRSALVRLRSYCLDEKEDSNALIATLITTLEVRLWMQEWLQNLSLQTFPAATLQQLRQTLRSTVRRYLRDRGADVLQGLSESVDWYQIAELLLDRVQHSRIMDTSLAVVSEELALILERYLEKDLESIVAQIIPILNLEGVIISRVEATSPQDLEQAIQDIVRTELQAIVNLGGVLGCLIGLLQSLILLNR; encoded by the coding sequence TTGGATCTCATTGCCGTTGGATACTTGCTCCTACCGCCCGTAGCGGGGGGGATTATTGGCTATTTCACTAATGATTTGGCCATTAAAATGCTATTTCGCCCCTATTACCCCTTATTTCTGGGGAAATGGCGCGTTCCCTTTACCCCAGGATTGATTCCCAGTAACCAGGATCGCCTTGCTCGGAAGGTGGCCAATGCCATTTTGGGATCCCTGCTGACCCCCACGGAGCTGCAAAAAATTGCCCGCACCTTGCTGGATCGGGAACGCACCGAGGCGGTGATCCTCTGGTTATTGCAGTTGGCCCTCGATCGGCTGCGTCGGGGCAACGATCGCACCACCGCCAAGGTCTTGGGGGATATTCTGGGGGATCTGTTTAGCCAGTCTGTGCCGCGATTGGTGCAAAATTTAGCCCAGCGGGACGACTTTCTGGCGGGGCAGTTGGATCAGGTTTTCGATCGCCTGGTGGCAGACTGGTCCCTCGATCAAGGACAGGCCACCCAACTGGCGGATTGGCTGCTGGAGGCGGTGTTCCCCCCCAATGTGCTGCGCCAGTCCCTGGTGGACTTTTTGACCGATCGTAATCTGCAACTGATTGATGAAGGTTTTCGGGGTCACACCAGTGGCACCTATTGGTTGTTGGCCAATGTCATCGGCGTGCGCAGTGCCTTGGTGCGGTTGCGCAGTTATTGTCTCGATGAAAAAGAGGATAGTAATGCCCTGATTGCCACCTTAATCACCACCCTGGAAGTGCGGCTGTGGATGCAGGAGTGGCTGCAAAACCTCTCCCTCCAAACCTTCCCCGCTGCCACCTTGCAGCAGTTGCGCCAAACCCTCCGCAGTACGGTGCGCAGATACCTGCGGGATCGGGGGGCCGATGTGCTCCAGGGCTTGAGTGAGTCGGTGGACTGGTATCAGATTGCGGAACTGCTCTTAGATCGGGTGCAACACTCCCGCATTATGGACACGTCCCTAGCGGTGGTCAGCGAAGAATTAGCCCTGATCCTAGAGCGGTATTTGGAAAAGGATTTGGAGTCGATCGTGGCCCAGATCATCCCCATCCTCAACCTAGAGGGGGTCATCATCAGCCGCGTGGAAGCCACCTCACCCCAGGATTTAGAACAGGCCATCCAAGATATTGTCCGCACTGAACTCCAGGCGATCGTCAATCTGGGCGGGGTGTTGGGCTGCCTGATTGGTTTGCTACAGTCCTTGATTTTGCTCAACCGTTAG
- a CDS encoding Uma2 family endonuclease, which yields MLPTTVPTGLPPLESGDRLSRPEFERRYGAMPHLKKAELIEGVTFVASPVRVRRHGQPHSDILAWLGVYRALTPGTMVCDNTTVRLDWENEPQPDAILRWEADQGGQSRISEDDYIEGAPELIVEVAASTASYDLHDKLRAYRRNGVREYLVWLTKEQALRWYRLEEGEYRQQEPDAEGLIKSGVFPGLWLAVEALLAGQMAEVLQGVQQGIAAR from the coding sequence ATGCTACCTACTACAGTCCCGACGGGGCTACCCCCTTTGGAGAGCGGCGATCGGCTCAGTCGGCCTGAATTTGAACGGCGCTATGGAGCCATGCCCCACCTCAAAAAAGCTGAGTTAATCGAAGGAGTAACCTTTGTGGCATCCCCTGTACGAGTTCGCCGCCATGGCCAGCCCCATAGCGATATTTTGGCGTGGTTGGGGGTTTATCGCGCCCTAACTCCAGGGACCATGGTGTGCGATAACACGACGGTGCGGCTGGACTGGGAGAATGAGCCGCAGCCCGATGCAATTTTGCGCTGGGAGGCGGATCAGGGTGGGCAGTCGCGCATTAGTGAGGATGATTATATTGAGGGGGCACCGGAGTTGATTGTGGAGGTTGCGGCGAGTACGGCTTCCTATGATTTGCATGATAAGCTGCGGGCTTACCGACGCAATGGGGTGAGGGAGTATCTGGTCTGGCTGACGAAGGAGCAAGCTTTACGGTGGTATCGGCTGGAGGAGGGCGAATATCGACAGCAGGAGCCGGATGCAGAGGGATTGATTAAGAGTGGGGTGTTTCCGGGGCTGTGGTTGGCGGTGGAAGCGTTATTGGCGGGCCAGATGGCTGAGGTTTTGCAGGGGGTGCAGCAGGGCATCGCAGCCCGGTAA
- a CDS encoding PD-(D/E)XK nuclease family protein gives MEQSDVITLIQQELPGLIAQDAQIRDFILRTVSEYYAGKPETESKFDRILAELQRDRDEQARKWDEQARKWDEQNHKWDEQNRKWDEQLVEIRRLDKRFDSTIGALGSRWGLASEASFRNALAGILTESFGVEVLNLTLYDREGDVFGRPDQVELDVIIKNGTTIACEIKSSIDKAGMYSFGRKVDFYVKHEQQEVSRRIVISPMVDRRALPVAEAIGIEIYSYPKSIEDL, from the coding sequence ATGGAACAGTCTGACGTAATCACTCTGATTCAGCAAGAACTGCCGGGACTCATCGCCCAGGATGCCCAGATCCGGGACTTTATCCTGCGAACGGTGTCTGAGTACTATGCAGGTAAACCAGAAACCGAGAGCAAGTTTGACCGAATCCTGGCGGAACTGCAACGGGATCGGGACGAGCAAGCCCGTAAATGGGATGAGCAAGCCCGTAAATGGGACGAGCAGAACCATAAATGGGACGAGCAAAATCGTAAATGGGACGAGCAACTGGTCGAAATTCGTCGTCTGGATAAACGGTTTGATAGCACGATCGGTGCCCTAGGTTCCCGCTGGGGTTTGGCCTCGGAAGCCAGTTTCCGTAACGCCTTGGCGGGTATTTTGACGGAATCCTTCGGGGTTGAGGTGCTGAATCTGACCCTGTATGACAGGGAAGGGGATGTGTTTGGCCGTCCCGATCAGGTGGAACTGGATGTGATTATCAAAAATGGGACGACGATCGCCTGTGAAATCAAGTCCTCGATCGATAAGGCTGGCATGTACAGTTTTGGCCGCAAGGTTGACTTCTACGTCAAACACGAACAACAGGAAGTGAGCCGCAGGATTGTCATCTCTCCCATGGTCGATCGACGAGCTTTGCCAGTGGCTGAGGCGATCGGCATTGAAATCTATAGCTATCCTAAGTCCATCGAGGATCTGTAA
- a CDS encoding transglycosylase domain-containing protein has protein sequence MPRNSTDDLPEEDEAAISAASPPDAPPVKAKTRRFFHKIWFWVLLGLGAGVTGGVIWLEQERQAIIETLPDPQAIFSYARPDTLTILADDGSVLQKIGPATRDYHKLTAIPPRLQQAFLAAEDRRYYQHTGVDYQSIVRAIKANVQAGEVVEGGSTITQQLARVVFLDQDPSVNRKIREALLAQKISQTLTKEEVLERYLNLVYLGSGAYGVADAAWIYYSKTLDQLTLSEMATLAGMPPAPSVYSPLINPEFARQRRNKVLTWMLRENFITAAEAAEAEAEAITVNPSAPRYFDSLSPYFTTFVKKELPQYLSPERIAQGGLVLETTLNLDWQSTAEAQLRNLVLNEGYYQNFDQAAFVVVEPQTGSIKVMVGGADFESSQFNRATQAQRQPGSTFKVFVYTAAIATGILPSKTYVDAPLSIDGYKPKNYGGNFRGTVSLVDALVSSINIVSLKALLDVGFEPVISTAHKMGLRSEMQDTYSLALGAWEMNLLEMTSAYGTLANQGLHVPAHGIRRIRTEGGELLYDVAQEPTEQAVDADTANIMTWMLQQVVDRGTGGNAKLYDRPVAGKTGTSESARDLWFIGYIPQLVAGVWLGNDDNRSTWGASATAALLWGNIMDSITQDLEPQEFPPVPPLEGREGTLEAQPVKPKKLEQGSASAQESGYDDSAYDSYDSYDSSGSSGSSGSSAESYNDDYDYREPSGSASSGYSDGGGDASEPSDGQTSSGSADYESEAPVYDAGADQGSSGNAPTETFDDPGFSAPADPPPPPPPPPPAAIDAPSSE, from the coding sequence GTGCCACGGAATTCAACCGATGATCTGCCGGAGGAAGACGAAGCGGCGATCTCAGCAGCCTCACCCCCTGATGCCCCCCCCGTCAAGGCCAAAACTCGCCGCTTCTTTCACAAAATTTGGTTTTGGGTTCTGTTGGGCTTGGGGGCTGGGGTTACCGGTGGGGTTATATGGCTAGAACAGGAACGACAGGCCATCATCGAGACCCTTCCCGATCCCCAGGCGATTTTTAGCTATGCCCGCCCCGATACCCTCACCATCTTGGCCGACGATGGTTCAGTGCTCCAGAAAATTGGACCCGCCACCCGTGATTACCATAAACTGACCGCCATTCCCCCCAGACTGCAACAAGCCTTTCTTGCCGCTGAAGATCGACGCTATTACCAGCACACCGGGGTTGATTACCAGTCCATTGTTCGCGCCATCAAGGCTAACGTTCAGGCGGGAGAGGTGGTGGAAGGGGGCAGCACCATTACCCAGCAGTTGGCGCGGGTGGTGTTCTTGGATCAGGATCCCAGTGTTAATCGCAAAATTCGTGAAGCTCTCCTGGCCCAGAAAATCAGCCAAACCTTAACGAAAGAAGAGGTATTGGAGCGCTACCTCAATTTGGTGTACCTGGGTTCTGGAGCCTATGGCGTGGCCGATGCTGCTTGGATTTACTACAGCAAAACCCTGGATCAGTTGACCCTGTCGGAAATGGCAACCCTGGCGGGAATGCCTCCCGCCCCCAGTGTCTATTCCCCCCTGATTAACCCCGAATTTGCCCGCCAGCGCCGCAATAAGGTGTTGACCTGGATGCTGCGGGAAAACTTTATCACTGCCGCTGAGGCGGCAGAGGCAGAGGCGGAGGCAATTACCGTTAATCCTAGTGCTCCCCGCTATTTCGATAGCCTTTCCCCCTACTTCACCACCTTTGTTAAAAAAGAGCTGCCCCAATACCTATCCCCAGAGCGCATTGCCCAAGGGGGGCTGGTGTTGGAAACAACCCTTAATCTGGACTGGCAAAGCACCGCAGAAGCTCAACTGCGCAACTTGGTGCTCAATGAGGGCTACTACCAAAACTTTGACCAAGCTGCCTTTGTGGTAGTGGAACCCCAGACGGGATCAATCAAGGTCATGGTGGGGGGAGCCGACTTTGAGTCAAGCCAATTTAACCGAGCTACCCAGGCCCAGCGCCAACCCGGTTCCACCTTTAAGGTTTTTGTTTATACTGCGGCGATCGCCACGGGGATTTTACCCAGCAAAACCTATGTGGACGCGCCCCTATCCATTGACGGCTACAAACCCAAAAATTATGGAGGAAACTTCCGGGGCACCGTATCCCTGGTAGATGCCTTGGTGTCCTCCATTAATATTGTTTCCCTCAAAGCCCTGTTGGATGTGGGGTTTGAACCGGTGATCTCCACAGCCCACAAAATGGGATTGCGATCGGAGATGCAGGACACCTATTCCCTCGCCCTGGGAGCCTGGGAAATGAACCTGCTGGAAATGACCAGTGCCTATGGCACCTTAGCCAATCAAGGTCTCCATGTGCCTGCCCATGGTATTCGCCGTATTCGCACCGAGGGCGGGGAACTGCTCTATGATGTGGCTCAAGAACCCACAGAGCAGGCTGTGGATGCTGATACCGCCAATATTATGACCTGGATGCTTCAGCAGGTGGTCGATCGTGGCACTGGAGGTAATGCTAAGCTCTACGATCGCCCTGTCGCCGGCAAAACGGGCACCTCAGAATCGGCCCGTGATCTCTGGTTTATTGGCTATATTCCCCAACTGGTGGCGGGGGTGTGGCTGGGCAACGATGATAACCGTTCCACCTGGGGAGCCAGCGCCACCGCTGCGTTGCTCTGGGGCAATATTATGGATAGCATCACCCAGGATCTAGAACCCCAAGAATTTCCCCCCGTACCTCCCTTAGAGGGCCGTGAAGGAACATTGGAAGCTCAACCAGTGAAACCCAAAAAATTGGAGCAAGGCAGCGCGAGCGCCCAGGAATCGGGGTATGACGATAGTGCCTATGATTCCTATGATTCCTATGATTCCTCTGGTTCCTCTGGTTCCTCTGGTTCCTCTGCCGAGTCCTATAATGATGATTATGATTACCGTGAGCCGTCGGGATCGGCTAGTTCAGGGTACTCTGATGGTGGGGGTGATGCCAGTGAACCCTCTGATGGGCAGACTAGCAGTGGGTCTGCCGATTATGAATCGGAGGCTCCGGTCTATGATGCTGGCGCTGACCAGGGCAGTTCTGGGAACGCTCCTACTGAAACCTTTGATGATCCGGGCTTCAGTGCCCCTGCCGACCCCCCCCCACCGCCGCCGCCACCCCCCCCCGCAGCCATCGATGCCCCCAGTTCAGAGTAA
- a CDS encoding Uma2 family endonuclease, whose product DRLHHEPLWKLRSTLTQGASIPLAIEVVSQHWQDDYLLKLGQYERLGIPEYWIVDYLGLGGRRYIGNPKQPTLSIYELSAGEYGLRTFTGDSPIESRLFPELKLTAQDISMQENR is encoded by the coding sequence CGATCGGCTGCACCATGAACCGTTGTGGAAGCTGCGATCGACCCTGACCCAGGGTGCTTCGATTCCCTTGGCGATCGAGGTGGTGAGCCAGCATTGGCAGGATGACTATCTGCTGAAGTTGGGTCAGTATGAGCGATTGGGAATCCCGGAGTATTGGATTGTGGATTATTTGGGGCTGGGGGGGCGGCGCTATATTGGCAATCCGAAGCAACCCACGCTTTCGATTTATGAGTTGTCGGCGGGGGAGTATGGTTTACGGACGTTTACGGGTGATAGCCCGATCGAGTCTCGTCTTTTTCCTGAGTTGAAGCTTACGGCTCAAGATATTTCAATGCAGGAGAATCGCTGA
- a CDS encoding Uma2 family endonuclease — MSVLTAQELEALMPDATQLDSDEPEMESSLHYAQLALLVGCLELAWGDRQDFFIGANLTVYFSRQQLKHRDFRGPDFFLVKNTERKPRRSWVVWEEDGKYPDVIIELLSTSTAQVDRTVKRDLYGQRFHTPEYFYFSPDTLESAGFRLALDEYQPIEANAQGWLWSEVLGLFLGIADRRLRYFSREGVMLPTPQEAVRLEVDRGQLLVEQERLRVQEMQDNLEQERLRVQEMQDNLEQERLRAEEAQRSAKAERLRAEEAEAQLRMVREQLRSRGLDSDGNP, encoded by the coding sequence ATGTCAGTACTGACGGCCCAAGAACTAGAGGCATTGATGCCGGATGCAACCCAGTTAGACAGCGATGAACCGGAGATGGAAAGTTCGTTACATTACGCTCAGTTAGCGCTGCTGGTGGGCTGTTTGGAGTTGGCTTGGGGCGATCGGCAGGATTTTTTTATTGGGGCTAACTTGACAGTTTATTTCAGTCGTCAGCAGTTGAAGCATCGGGATTTTCGGGGTCCAGACTTTTTTTTAGTGAAGAATACGGAACGAAAACCCCGTCGATCCTGGGTGGTTTGGGAGGAAGATGGGAAATATCCTGATGTAATTATTGAGTTGTTGTCTACGTCTACGGCTCAGGTGGATCGCACAGTCAAGCGGGATCTCTATGGCCAACGGTTCCACACCCCGGAGTATTTTTATTTTTCCCCAGATACCCTGGAATCTGCCGGTTTTCGCCTTGCCTTAGATGAGTATCAGCCGATCGAGGCTAATGCCCAGGGCTGGCTCTGGAGTGAGGTTTTAGGGTTGTTTCTGGGCATTGCCGATCGCAGGCTGCGCTACTTTTCACGGGAAGGTGTGATGCTGCCAACTCCCCAGGAAGCGGTTAGGTTAGAGGTCGATCGGGGTCAGTTGTTAGTTGAGCAAGAGCGATTGCGAGTCCAAGAGATGCAAGACAACCTTGAGCAAGAGCGGTTGCGAGTCCAAGAGATGCAAGACAATCTTGAGCAAGAGCGGCTACGGGCGGAGGAAGCCCAACGTAGTGCCAAAGCAGAGCGGCTACGGGCGGAGGAAGCGGAGGCGCAACTGCGGATGGTGCGGGAGCAATTGCGATCGCGGGGGCTAGATTCCGATGGCAATCCATAG